A stretch of DNA from Telopea speciosissima isolate NSW1024214 ecotype Mountain lineage chromosome 5, Tspe_v1, whole genome shotgun sequence:
ATGCACCAGCTTTTAAGCCATGTGAACTAATGATTTGATAGGCTAACCATTGGATAGGATGGACAATTCCCTGATAGTCAACCGGTCAAATCTGATGACCTATCTCAACCATATGGCCCACCATGTATGGTGTTTTCTCCTTGGTTTTATAGTGCCTTCTATGGAACTAAGTAACCTCATTTTTCATGCAATTTACAGGGACACCGTGAATTTGGTCCATGTTTAAATGTTTACTAGACAACATGCCCACAAATTTGGGTTTGCATCGTGGCATGACAGAACTCATCTTATATTCCTAAGTATTGTGGCATCTGGAATGCAATCAAAACAAGGGTCTTTACAATTCTCTTAGAAACAGATACTTTATCAAAAAGGCGACAAATTAATCAATTACACATTCATCTTTGTTTCTTGATGAAATACTTAACCTCAATGTTCTTACCTTATATTTCTAACaatctttgttttttaaatcaCTAATAACAAGTGAAGGTATACTAAACTTAAAGCTATGAAAGAAGTGACATATTTCCAACCAAAAGAAAGGgtattcaaaaagaaaaaaatacatgtgGGATGGCAGAATTAGCACAGAGCAAAAGGAAAGAGCTGCAGCAGAAACATTGTTGCAGCCCACCAACCCTATGAATCATCAAGTGAGCCAGAGGCTCCACAGTCCAAATAGAACTCCACAACTAACAAGTGACCTGAGCACAGAAATCACCAGAAACAACATTTGCCTGGCTCATAGCTCAAATTCACATTCCCACAGACCAAAATACCATCCCAAAGACAAAACCGTACCTAGCAAAACCAAGCCGGCGAATAATAGTATCTTGAAAACCAGTCAACAAAGAAGCAAACAGTTTGATCTTTCCCCTCAAAACTTCTTTGGGCCAGTTTGTGATTAGACATAATATGATTCCAACCTGCAGAGAACTGTTCAAAGCACCCGCTGGTCTATTAAAACACTTGGCCCAGACACTTCGGCCGGTGCATTAGCCAGAACTTTTTTTACatccccccccccgcccccccgcaatcaaaaaggaaacccaaaaaaaaaagaagaagataaacctCTTGATATTTGAAATTCCATTattcaagaaaaaagaaaagggacaaaagagagagagatctagGGGAAAAGGACTACACCACCCTTGTCCTTCCTCTATACATATACCATACCAATTCATCAAGAGTTGCTTTGATCTTGCAATTTAAATAGCACTCAATAGAATCTTCATTCTTTTTATGATAGAAGAATCCACCACTTTGGAATTGTCCAAACATATGATTTCAGGAAATGATTACTTAAGATTGCATATATCACATTTTAGTATCCCTCTTATTTGGCCAAATTAAGGCAAAGCTGAGTACCATTGTTAACTCCCTGCGTAGTAGCATATCAgcccaaaaaaaacaagaccATTCACAAATAATCTAACTCTGAAATAAGAATGTTTCAAAAATTCAAGACCAAAGAACCCATGGCAACTGCAGGGTGTACTTCCAAGTCCAGAAACATGGCATTCATATCTCTAGAAGATTTAGTGAGCTCTTCTTCACAAATTTTACTCTCACAATTTTGGATGGACGAGTGGATGATTGAAACAAAAAGCAAAAGGGTGCACACCGGTAACATTTCAGAGGATAAGAAAACCAAAGGTACATACGTACTCAGAAACTGCTCTAAGGAACATGAAaaggtggatttttttttctttctttcatctaCCCATTAAATTATGATGACAAGTTAAGCATCCATGATAAAGGTATGTAAATCAAAGTTTATATAGAAAGATCAACGTAAACAGCATCACTGAATAATGAAGCTAATGAtagggggaagaggaagaatatATACAAGCTTCATCCACCAGGCAACATCCTGTACTGCTACCGAATTGAATCATGGATCAGATTGTAAGAATCGGAAAACTCTTGATAGAAACAAAGTTTAATCCAAATTACCTTTTAATAGGGCCAAAAGCGCGGGACCCCATCACAAGCAGGTCTGAGTGCAAGTTGCTGGCAACCTCACAAATTTTCTCCTTTGGATCACCAACAACTACTTGTGTCTTCACACTAACCTGAGAAATGATTACTCAGATCAATTAATCCCTTAGTTGAGAAGGTTTCCAGAACATCTACTTCTACTTTTCCCCCTTTTACTTTTGGAACAGAGGAATAGTAGTAATCATGCGTTCGGTAAAAAATCCCTTACGTTCCTCTCGGAGCATATTTTCAATGCATGAGCCAAGATCGCCTCGGTGATGCGTCGCTGATGCGCCTCAATGGCCTGGGTGAACGCAGGAACCTCCAGATCACCTAATTGTTTACAGAAACAATCAAAGAAATTCAATTAAGTTCTGATGAATCAAGAATTCGACGAAGAGAACACGAGATTAAGTTTGAATTGAAAAAACGTACTAGGTCCACCAAAAGGGATGGCGCCGGGGTTAAGGCCAGCGGCGATGGAGGGAGGAGATTGAATATGTAGAATCACTAAGGTGCCAGGTTCAGAGTCGTCTTCCTGAGATTTGAGTTTCAGGTTGTCAAGTGCCCATTTCAAGGCGTTCATGCTCTCTTCGCTACCATCCACGGCGACAACAACACAGCTAAGCTTTCCAGCTCCACTCATGGCTGCTGCACTTCAACTCGAGAGATCTCAGATATAACTCAGAAAAGATTTGCAAGTTGCAGTGAACACTCTCAATTATTTCGTACACGACAAAACACGAACCGTCAATATATCGTAAAGAAATTTACACGTACCTCCCTAAGGTATcacataattacaaaaacaccCGTACGTTTTGAATAATTACTCAtactcctattttttttaaaagttaacAAATGCACCCACTCCATTAACTTGGGACTAAAATCGTTAGAATATATAATAtgttgaccaaattgcccttcctACGAAACTtaacctagggatgtaaatgaatagccgaaatccgtttctgtatccgtGTTCGTTTCAGTTTAGCATTAtacgaatccgttcgaaagctaaacggatacggataggctatagctatccgaaaagatatatttacatgtaaacgggtAAAATATCCGATTCATAtacgtgtctgtatccgtttagtactatctgaatccgtctgaaagctaatcggatgcggctacggatatagcactatccgagccgaatccgatccgtttacatccctaactaaACCTCTTTCTTTCATTACTTCGTCTTGGAACAAGAACAAACCAAGGGGAAAACCTCCTTGGCGCAAGAACATagtttcatataaaaaaaaaggaaaattatcagcaccaacccttgaggtttgcctatattttaaggcacaccCACTAAGTACCATATTATCAGTGCCACCCCTGCGTTatcaaactaattccacacAAACCCCCCTTATCAT
This window harbors:
- the LOC122660906 gene encoding universal stress protein PHOS34 codes for the protein MSGAGKLSCVVVAVDGSEESMNALKWALDNLKLKSQEDDSEPGTLVILHIQSPPSIAAGLNPGAIPFGGPSDLEVPAFTQAIEAHQRRITEAILAHALKICSERNVSVKTQVVVGDPKEKICEVASNLHSDLLVMGSRAFGPIKRMFLGSVSNYCTNHAQCPVIVVKGASAAS